The following are encoded together in the Bacillus sp. V2I10 genome:
- a CDS encoding methyl-accepting chemotaxis protein translates to MKAHSMLSDLSLRKRLILGFMVILLWLATINCVQIYLFLGYVHQYNAMMETITLTNSINGSLKQKLDEEIRDIAYGKVLFENGTQYDHLNNMYQNLDKIERDDKNGQFTKEISEVRQTLTTTTEYIDKLGEQIQENVPADSRNITYEYITILTDLIDEKVQSLLQKTLLVKGESQNIISTNLTRDITIYICAFIAVIIISLLFAIYISGSFVKPIRSLGQKTNEIAEGNLTIGAIVNLSKNEIGELCRSYNRMFHNLKDIILSVRNTNDLVVLTSKDIHQSILENRLAGEEVAEATQTISINLHTQDKLIQKSVTTFEHLLFKYNEVLGKSNKINLQSNETLHITNEISHELVTFHQQLEQVSQTIYQVNSDTEELQRLSGEMNEYLRLIKLVARESSLLYLSLINEIPKSSINKKIENALTRIKDVSDETNKVSQDSDYKVNHIMSLTTSIRNQNSETLENIQLCRLKTEHVKSQFHTIRSIRNRQQVEIESIKQDMQEAFDQMLSIRQMISDIEQSSQITNAEVAGIAAMGEEQLTTLEEVSDASYKLVERIQEMKDNIRQFKI, encoded by the coding sequence TTGAAAGCGCATTCAATGTTATCTGATCTATCTTTACGAAAAAGATTAATCCTTGGTTTCATGGTCATTTTATTATGGCTTGCAACAATAAATTGCGTACAAATCTATCTTTTCCTCGGGTATGTTCATCAATATAATGCAATGATGGAAACAATCACATTGACGAATTCAATTAATGGTTCACTTAAGCAAAAGCTAGATGAGGAAATTAGGGATATTGCATATGGAAAAGTACTTTTTGAAAATGGTACTCAATATGATCATCTAAACAATATGTATCAAAACTTAGATAAAATTGAACGCGATGATAAAAATGGCCAATTCACTAAGGAAATTTCAGAAGTTCGCCAAACATTAACGACTACGACTGAATATATTGACAAGCTTGGAGAGCAAATCCAAGAAAATGTTCCAGCAGATTCACGAAATATCACCTATGAATATATTACAATTCTTACAGACCTCATCGATGAAAAGGTTCAGTCACTCTTACAAAAAACCCTTTTGGTAAAAGGGGAATCACAGAATATCATTTCTACTAACTTAACAAGAGACATAACTATTTATATTTGTGCATTTATTGCCGTTATCATAATTTCATTATTATTTGCAATATATATATCAGGAAGTTTTGTAAAACCTATTCGTAGTTTAGGACAAAAAACAAATGAAATTGCAGAAGGAAACTTAACGATAGGAGCAATAGTAAATCTGTCTAAGAATGAAATAGGAGAATTATGTCGTTCTTATAATCGAATGTTTCATAATTTAAAGGATATTATCTTAAGCGTGAGAAATACAAATGATTTAGTCGTTTTAACTTCAAAGGATATTCACCAAAGTATTCTTGAAAACCGACTTGCTGGGGAAGAAGTTGCTGAAGCAACACAAACAATTTCGATCAATCTTCATACACAAGATAAACTGATTCAAAAATCAGTAACTACATTTGAACATTTACTTTTTAAATATAACGAAGTACTAGGTAAATCAAATAAAATAAACCTTCAATCAAATGAAACCTTGCATATAACAAATGAAATAAGTCATGAACTTGTAACCTTCCATCAGCAACTTGAGCAAGTAAGCCAAACTATATATCAAGTAAACAGTGATACAGAAGAACTTCAGAGATTGTCAGGGGAAATGAATGAATATTTACGATTAATTAAGCTTGTTGCACGAGAGTCTAGTTTATTGTACCTCTCTCTAATAAATGAAATTCCTAAAAGTTCAATAAATAAAAAAATAGAAAACGCTTTAACTCGTATAAAAGATGTTTCTGATGAAACAAACAAGGTTTCACAAGACTCCGATTACAAAGTAAACCATATCATGAGCCTAACAACTTCAATCAGAAACCAAAACTCTGAAACTCTAGAAAACATTCAACTTTGCAGATTAAAAACTGAGCACGTAAAGAGTCAATTCCATACTATTCGTTCAATTAGAAATAGACAGCAAGTTGAAATTGAAAGCATAAAGCAAGACATGCAGGAGGCATTTGATCAAATGCTTTCTATTCGCCAAATGATCTCAGACATTGAGCAGAGCTCGCAAATTACGAATGCAGAAGTTGCTGGAATTGCAGCTATGGGTGAAGAACAATTAACTACTCTTGAGGAAGTTTCTGATGCATCTTATAAACTTGTAGAACGAATTCAAGAAATGAAAGATAACATAAGGCAGTTTAAAATATAA